Proteins from a genomic interval of Quercus lobata isolate SW786 chromosome 11, ValleyOak3.0 Primary Assembly, whole genome shotgun sequence:
- the LOC115967380 gene encoding galacturonokinase isoform X2: MGEVSWPTPEELNAIRKIVSEMSGRGVEEVQIAISPYRICPLGAHIDHQGGAVLAMTIDKGILLGFVPSGDTQVVLRSGQFKGEVRFRVDETQHPRHSVGKKGEILADDSSKLQEECNWGNYARGALYALTSRGNKITQFANIIQVSMSYVVSVDTCLEKLRRNFLWNSDGEDSEFHLVNWDEGIIGYICGSEGLDSSGLSSSAAVGIAYLLALESANHLTVSLTENIEYDWYIENEYLGLRNGILDQSAILLSRQGCLTFMNCKTKEHKLVHPPKPPKTYKTESQKAYKILLAFSGLKQALTTNPGYNRRVAECQEAARIILNASGNNKMEPILSNVQPEDYEAHKSQLEPYLAKRAEHYFSENKRVIKGAEAWASGKLEDFGKLVSASGLSSISKYESGCEPLIQLYEILLRAPGVFGTRFSGAGFRGCCLAFVDADRADEAASFIREEYRKVQPKLASQINDKEVMICEAGDCARVI, from the exons ATGGGTGAGGTTTCATGGCCAACTCCAGAAGAG TTAAATGCAATAAGAAAGATAGTTTCAGAAATGTCTGGGAGAGGTGTTGAAGAAGTTCAAATTGCTATCTCTCCTTATCGGATTTGTCCATTGGGAGCTCATATCGATCATCAG GGTGGGGCTGTTTTGGCCATGACAATTGATAAAGGAATACTTTTAGGGTTCGTTCCTTCTGGTGACACTCAG GTTGTACTGCGTTCAGGACAGTTTAAAGGAGAAGTTAGGTTCAG AGTTGATGAAACACAGCACCCAAGACACAGCGTTGGGAAGAAGGGTGAGATCCTTGCAGATGATTCATCCAAATTACAAGAAGAATGTAATTGGGGAAATTATGCTAGGGGGGCCCTATATGCACTAACCAGTAGAGGAAATAAGATTACCCAG TTTGCCAACATAATTCAGGTCTCTATGAGCTATGTAGTGTCAGTGGATACATGTTTAGAGAAGTTACGAAGAAATTTCCTATGGAACAGTGATGGGGAGGATTCCGAATTTCATTTGGTGAATTGGGATGAG GGTATCATAGGATACATATGTGGTTCTGAAGGTCTTGACAGTTCAGGACTTAGCTCTTCTGCTGCT GTTGGCATAGCTTACTTGTTGGCATTGGAAAGTGCAAATCACTTAACGGTATCTCTGACAGAAAATATTGAATATGATTG GtatattgaaaatgaatatTTGGGTCTGAGAAATGGCATCTTGGATCAATCAGCCATCTTGCTTTCACGCCAGGGTTGTCTAACATTCATGAACTGCAAG ACCAAAGAACATAAGCTTGTACACCCACCCAAGCCGCCAAAAACCTACAAAACTGAGTCGCAGAAAGCATACAAAATATTATTGGCATTTTCAGGCTTGAAGCAGGCTTTGACTACCAACCCTGGATATAATCGCCGAGTTGCAGAGTGTCAAGAGGCTGCAAGAATTATTCTCAA TGCTTCTGGAAACAACAAAATGGAGCCTATCCTATCAAATG TTCAACCAGAAGATTATGAAGCTCACAAG AGCCAATTAGAACCCTATCTAGCTAAAAGAGCAGAGCATTATTTTTCAGAGAATAAGCGGGTTATCAAAG GAGCTGAAGCTTGGGCTTCAGGCAAGTTGGAAGATTTTGGAAAGCTTGTTTCAGCATCGGGTTTAAGTTCTATCAGTAAATATGAATCTG GTTGTGAACCATTAATTCAACTGTACGAAATCCTTTTGAGGGCTCCCGGCGTGTTTGGGACACGGTTTAGTGGGGCTGGATTTAGAGGCTGCTGTCTTGCATTTGTAGATGCTGATCGTGCCGATGAAGCTGCTTCATTTATCAGGGAGGAATATCGCAAGGTTCAACCAAAGTTGGCTAGCCAAATAAACGACAAAGAGGTAATGATATGTGAAGCAGGAGATTGTGCACGTGTGATCTGA
- the LOC115967380 gene encoding galacturonokinase isoform X1, with translation MGEVSWPTPEELQLNAIRKIVSEMSGRGVEEVQIAISPYRICPLGAHIDHQGGAVLAMTIDKGILLGFVPSGDTQVVLRSGQFKGEVRFRVDETQHPRHSVGKKGEILADDSSKLQEECNWGNYARGALYALTSRGNKITQFANIIQVSMSYVVSVDTCLEKLRRNFLWNSDGEDSEFHLVNWDEGIIGYICGSEGLDSSGLSSSAAVGIAYLLALESANHLTVSLTENIEYDWYIENEYLGLRNGILDQSAILLSRQGCLTFMNCKTKEHKLVHPPKPPKTYKTESQKAYKILLAFSGLKQALTTNPGYNRRVAECQEAARIILNASGNNKMEPILSNVQPEDYEAHKSQLEPYLAKRAEHYFSENKRVIKGAEAWASGKLEDFGKLVSASGLSSISKYESGCEPLIQLYEILLRAPGVFGTRFSGAGFRGCCLAFVDADRADEAASFIREEYRKVQPKLASQINDKEVMICEAGDCARVI, from the exons ATGGGTGAGGTTTCATGGCCAACTCCAGAAGAG CTGCAGTTAAATGCAATAAGAAAGATAGTTTCAGAAATGTCTGGGAGAGGTGTTGAAGAAGTTCAAATTGCTATCTCTCCTTATCGGATTTGTCCATTGGGAGCTCATATCGATCATCAG GGTGGGGCTGTTTTGGCCATGACAATTGATAAAGGAATACTTTTAGGGTTCGTTCCTTCTGGTGACACTCAG GTTGTACTGCGTTCAGGACAGTTTAAAGGAGAAGTTAGGTTCAG AGTTGATGAAACACAGCACCCAAGACACAGCGTTGGGAAGAAGGGTGAGATCCTTGCAGATGATTCATCCAAATTACAAGAAGAATGTAATTGGGGAAATTATGCTAGGGGGGCCCTATATGCACTAACCAGTAGAGGAAATAAGATTACCCAG TTTGCCAACATAATTCAGGTCTCTATGAGCTATGTAGTGTCAGTGGATACATGTTTAGAGAAGTTACGAAGAAATTTCCTATGGAACAGTGATGGGGAGGATTCCGAATTTCATTTGGTGAATTGGGATGAG GGTATCATAGGATACATATGTGGTTCTGAAGGTCTTGACAGTTCAGGACTTAGCTCTTCTGCTGCT GTTGGCATAGCTTACTTGTTGGCATTGGAAAGTGCAAATCACTTAACGGTATCTCTGACAGAAAATATTGAATATGATTG GtatattgaaaatgaatatTTGGGTCTGAGAAATGGCATCTTGGATCAATCAGCCATCTTGCTTTCACGCCAGGGTTGTCTAACATTCATGAACTGCAAG ACCAAAGAACATAAGCTTGTACACCCACCCAAGCCGCCAAAAACCTACAAAACTGAGTCGCAGAAAGCATACAAAATATTATTGGCATTTTCAGGCTTGAAGCAGGCTTTGACTACCAACCCTGGATATAATCGCCGAGTTGCAGAGTGTCAAGAGGCTGCAAGAATTATTCTCAA TGCTTCTGGAAACAACAAAATGGAGCCTATCCTATCAAATG TTCAACCAGAAGATTATGAAGCTCACAAG AGCCAATTAGAACCCTATCTAGCTAAAAGAGCAGAGCATTATTTTTCAGAGAATAAGCGGGTTATCAAAG GAGCTGAAGCTTGGGCTTCAGGCAAGTTGGAAGATTTTGGAAAGCTTGTTTCAGCATCGGGTTTAAGTTCTATCAGTAAATATGAATCTG GTTGTGAACCATTAATTCAACTGTACGAAATCCTTTTGAGGGCTCCCGGCGTGTTTGGGACACGGTTTAGTGGGGCTGGATTTAGAGGCTGCTGTCTTGCATTTGTAGATGCTGATCGTGCCGATGAAGCTGCTTCATTTATCAGGGAGGAATATCGCAAGGTTCAACCAAAGTTGGCTAGCCAAATAAACGACAAAGAGGTAATGATATGTGAAGCAGGAGATTGTGCACGTGTGATCTGA
- the LOC115967380 gene encoding galacturonokinase isoform X4, translating to MGEVSWPTPEELNAIRKIVSEMSGRGVEEVQIAISPYRICPLGAHIDHQGGAVLAMTIDKGILLGFVPSGDTQVVLRSGQFKGEVRFRVDETQHPRHSVGKKGEILADDSSKLQEECNWGNYARGALYALTSRGNKITQGIIGYICGSEGLDSSGLSSSAAVGIAYLLALESANHLTVSLTENIEYDWYIENEYLGLRNGILDQSAILLSRQGCLTFMNCKTKEHKLVHPPKPPKTYKTESQKAYKILLAFSGLKQALTTNPGYNRRVAECQEAARIILNASGNNKMEPILSNVQPEDYEAHKSQLEPYLAKRAEHYFSENKRVIKGAEAWASGKLEDFGKLVSASGLSSISKYESGCEPLIQLYEILLRAPGVFGTRFSGAGFRGCCLAFVDADRADEAASFIREEYRKVQPKLASQINDKEVMICEAGDCARVI from the exons ATGGGTGAGGTTTCATGGCCAACTCCAGAAGAG TTAAATGCAATAAGAAAGATAGTTTCAGAAATGTCTGGGAGAGGTGTTGAAGAAGTTCAAATTGCTATCTCTCCTTATCGGATTTGTCCATTGGGAGCTCATATCGATCATCAG GGTGGGGCTGTTTTGGCCATGACAATTGATAAAGGAATACTTTTAGGGTTCGTTCCTTCTGGTGACACTCAG GTTGTACTGCGTTCAGGACAGTTTAAAGGAGAAGTTAGGTTCAG AGTTGATGAAACACAGCACCCAAGACACAGCGTTGGGAAGAAGGGTGAGATCCTTGCAGATGATTCATCCAAATTACAAGAAGAATGTAATTGGGGAAATTATGCTAGGGGGGCCCTATATGCACTAACCAGTAGAGGAAATAAGATTACCCAG GGTATCATAGGATACATATGTGGTTCTGAAGGTCTTGACAGTTCAGGACTTAGCTCTTCTGCTGCT GTTGGCATAGCTTACTTGTTGGCATTGGAAAGTGCAAATCACTTAACGGTATCTCTGACAGAAAATATTGAATATGATTG GtatattgaaaatgaatatTTGGGTCTGAGAAATGGCATCTTGGATCAATCAGCCATCTTGCTTTCACGCCAGGGTTGTCTAACATTCATGAACTGCAAG ACCAAAGAACATAAGCTTGTACACCCACCCAAGCCGCCAAAAACCTACAAAACTGAGTCGCAGAAAGCATACAAAATATTATTGGCATTTTCAGGCTTGAAGCAGGCTTTGACTACCAACCCTGGATATAATCGCCGAGTTGCAGAGTGTCAAGAGGCTGCAAGAATTATTCTCAA TGCTTCTGGAAACAACAAAATGGAGCCTATCCTATCAAATG TTCAACCAGAAGATTATGAAGCTCACAAG AGCCAATTAGAACCCTATCTAGCTAAAAGAGCAGAGCATTATTTTTCAGAGAATAAGCGGGTTATCAAAG GAGCTGAAGCTTGGGCTTCAGGCAAGTTGGAAGATTTTGGAAAGCTTGTTTCAGCATCGGGTTTAAGTTCTATCAGTAAATATGAATCTG GTTGTGAACCATTAATTCAACTGTACGAAATCCTTTTGAGGGCTCCCGGCGTGTTTGGGACACGGTTTAGTGGGGCTGGATTTAGAGGCTGCTGTCTTGCATTTGTAGATGCTGATCGTGCCGATGAAGCTGCTTCATTTATCAGGGAGGAATATCGCAAGGTTCAACCAAAGTTGGCTAGCCAAATAAACGACAAAGAGGTAATGATATGTGAAGCAGGAGATTGTGCACGTGTGATCTGA
- the LOC115967380 gene encoding galacturonokinase isoform X3 has product MGEVSWPTPEELQLNAIRKIVSEMSGRGVEEVQIAISPYRICPLGAHIDHQGGAVLAMTIDKGILLGFVPSGDTQVVLRSGQFKGEVRFRVDETQHPRHSVGKKGEILADDSSKLQEECNWGNYARGALYALTSRGNKITQGIIGYICGSEGLDSSGLSSSAAVGIAYLLALESANHLTVSLTENIEYDWYIENEYLGLRNGILDQSAILLSRQGCLTFMNCKTKEHKLVHPPKPPKTYKTESQKAYKILLAFSGLKQALTTNPGYNRRVAECQEAARIILNASGNNKMEPILSNVQPEDYEAHKSQLEPYLAKRAEHYFSENKRVIKGAEAWASGKLEDFGKLVSASGLSSISKYESGCEPLIQLYEILLRAPGVFGTRFSGAGFRGCCLAFVDADRADEAASFIREEYRKVQPKLASQINDKEVMICEAGDCARVI; this is encoded by the exons ATGGGTGAGGTTTCATGGCCAACTCCAGAAGAG CTGCAGTTAAATGCAATAAGAAAGATAGTTTCAGAAATGTCTGGGAGAGGTGTTGAAGAAGTTCAAATTGCTATCTCTCCTTATCGGATTTGTCCATTGGGAGCTCATATCGATCATCAG GGTGGGGCTGTTTTGGCCATGACAATTGATAAAGGAATACTTTTAGGGTTCGTTCCTTCTGGTGACACTCAG GTTGTACTGCGTTCAGGACAGTTTAAAGGAGAAGTTAGGTTCAG AGTTGATGAAACACAGCACCCAAGACACAGCGTTGGGAAGAAGGGTGAGATCCTTGCAGATGATTCATCCAAATTACAAGAAGAATGTAATTGGGGAAATTATGCTAGGGGGGCCCTATATGCACTAACCAGTAGAGGAAATAAGATTACCCAG GGTATCATAGGATACATATGTGGTTCTGAAGGTCTTGACAGTTCAGGACTTAGCTCTTCTGCTGCT GTTGGCATAGCTTACTTGTTGGCATTGGAAAGTGCAAATCACTTAACGGTATCTCTGACAGAAAATATTGAATATGATTG GtatattgaaaatgaatatTTGGGTCTGAGAAATGGCATCTTGGATCAATCAGCCATCTTGCTTTCACGCCAGGGTTGTCTAACATTCATGAACTGCAAG ACCAAAGAACATAAGCTTGTACACCCACCCAAGCCGCCAAAAACCTACAAAACTGAGTCGCAGAAAGCATACAAAATATTATTGGCATTTTCAGGCTTGAAGCAGGCTTTGACTACCAACCCTGGATATAATCGCCGAGTTGCAGAGTGTCAAGAGGCTGCAAGAATTATTCTCAA TGCTTCTGGAAACAACAAAATGGAGCCTATCCTATCAAATG TTCAACCAGAAGATTATGAAGCTCACAAG AGCCAATTAGAACCCTATCTAGCTAAAAGAGCAGAGCATTATTTTTCAGAGAATAAGCGGGTTATCAAAG GAGCTGAAGCTTGGGCTTCAGGCAAGTTGGAAGATTTTGGAAAGCTTGTTTCAGCATCGGGTTTAAGTTCTATCAGTAAATATGAATCTG GTTGTGAACCATTAATTCAACTGTACGAAATCCTTTTGAGGGCTCCCGGCGTGTTTGGGACACGGTTTAGTGGGGCTGGATTTAGAGGCTGCTGTCTTGCATTTGTAGATGCTGATCGTGCCGATGAAGCTGCTTCATTTATCAGGGAGGAATATCGCAAGGTTCAACCAAAGTTGGCTAGCCAAATAAACGACAAAGAGGTAATGATATGTGAAGCAGGAGATTGTGCACGTGTGATCTGA